In Mytilus galloprovincialis chromosome 1, xbMytGall1.hap1.1, whole genome shotgun sequence, the following are encoded in one genomic region:
- the LOC143064878 gene encoding replication protein A 32 kDa subunit-A-like isoform X2 — MWNNQGGFQGYGEQSQGGGGGYMSPGFGTPKAGQDKKSGYRAQNLLPVTVAEVFNASQAEDKFFSGEIEISQITMVGLVTSVKESPTRIDYEIDDMTGPPISVKQFVDNDESLPDGERAQPMRENTYVRVCGHVRSMGGQRTIAAFRMSPIMDMNELTYHTLEVVHSHLMLNKLSGGSGGGTTYGNSMQTNSEQNFGESNGGGGVVSGLSSVQNQVHMLIRSNNTEQGAKAK; from the exons GTTTCCAGGGGTATGGTGAACAGTCACAAGGAGGGGGAGGGGGATACATGTCCCCAGGATTTGGCACGCCGAAAGCAGGACAAGATAAGAAG TCTGGATACAGAGCACAGAATCTGTTACCAGTGACTGTTGCTGAAGTATTCAATGCCAGTCAAGCTGAAGACAAATTCTTCTCAGGAGAAATAGAGATTTCACAG attactATGGTTGGATTAGTGACATCAGTTAAAGAATCTCCTACAAGAATAGATTATGAGATTGATGATATGACTGGTCCCCCAATCAGTGTCAAACAGTTTGTTGATAATGAT gaATCCCTTCCAGACGGAGAGAGGGCACAACCTATGAGAGAGAACACATATGTACGAGTATGTGGACATGTACGGTCAATGGGAGGACAAAGAACAATAGCTGCTTTCAGAATGTCACCTATTATGGATATGAATGAACTAACATACCACACATTAGAAGTTGTACACAGTCATCTTATGTTGAATAAATTATCG ggTGGCAGTGGAGGAGGAACGACTTATGGAAACAGCATGCAGACAAATAGTGAACAGAATTTTGGAGAAAGCAATGGTGGTGGGGGTGTGGTCAGTGGTTTAAGTTCTGTACAAAACCAG GTACATATGTTAATAAGGAGTAACAATACAGAACAAGGagctaaggccaaataa